A window from Cryobacterium sp. SO1 encodes these proteins:
- a CDS encoding GlsB/YeaQ/YmgE family stress response membrane protein: MGFFGFLLLGLLAGALAKLILPGTQGGGWFVTLLLGVVGALLGGWLAGLIFGVDMGSFFDLRTWVIAILGSIIVLLIYGAATRNRGSST, encoded by the coding sequence ATGGGTTTCTTCGGTTTTCTTCTACTCGGCCTGCTGGCCGGCGCCCTGGCCAAGCTGATCCTGCCCGGCACGCAGGGCGGCGGTTGGTTCGTGACCCTGCTGCTCGGTGTGGTCGGCGCCCTGCTCGGCGGATGGCTGGCCGGGCTGATCTTCGGGGTCGACATGGGGTCGTTTTTCGACCTGCGCACCTGGGTGATCGCGATCCTCGGCTCGATCATCGTGCTGCTCATCTACGGCGCGGCCACCCGCAATCGCGGCAGTTCCACCTGA
- a CDS encoding biotin transporter BioY: MTARSAFARLSVRDLAQIAIFAALIAALGFPGALSLGASTVPITFQTLGVMLAGAILGARKGFLAVLLLLVLAAAGLPLLSGGRGGLVWFTTSPSAGYPYGWLLGVVVVGALTAWLLPRYPFWPALGATVLGGIVAVYLIGVPVTAINLGLPLWAAAVDSAKFLPGDLVKVVVTVLVAKQVHRAYPGLITPRRTAPVPLPAVDVRA; this comes from the coding sequence ATGACAGCCCGTTCAGCATTTGCCCGCCTCAGCGTGCGCGACCTCGCGCAGATCGCCATTTTTGCCGCCCTCATCGCCGCGCTCGGTTTTCCCGGCGCGCTCTCGCTGGGCGCCAGCACCGTGCCGATCACCTTCCAGACCCTCGGGGTGATGCTGGCGGGGGCGATCCTCGGTGCGCGCAAGGGCTTCCTGGCCGTGTTGCTGTTGCTGGTGCTGGCGGCCGCCGGTCTGCCGTTGCTCTCCGGCGGACGCGGCGGCCTGGTCTGGTTCACCACCTCCCCCTCCGCCGGCTACCCGTACGGTTGGCTGCTCGGCGTCGTGGTGGTCGGTGCGCTCACAGCCTGGCTGCTGCCGCGCTACCCGTTCTGGCCGGCCCTTGGCGCCACCGTGCTCGGTGGGATCGTGGCGGTCTACCTGATCGGGGTGCCCGTCACGGCGATCAACCTCGGCCTGCCGCTCTGGGCCGCCGCCGTCGACAGCGCCAAGTTCCTGCCCGGCGACCTGGTCAAGGTGGTTGTGACGGTGCTCGTCGCCAAGCAGGTGCACCGCGCCTACCCCGGCCTGATCACCCCGCGCCGTACCGCACCGGTTCCCCTGCCCGCCGTCGACGTCCGGGCGTAA
- a CDS encoding energy-coupling factor ABC transporter ATP-binding protein, which translates to MSCPGIRFEGVTHDFDGQPVLQGIDLHLTERRVGIVGANGSGKSTLARMINGLVTPTGGTVTVNGLDVRRQAKLVRREVGFIFTNPDNQIVMPTVQEDVAFTLRRRGLDAAEIALRTAEALDRFGLTDLAERPAHRLSGGQKQLLALAAVLVAGPSVVVADEPTTLLDARNTRLITGLLVSLTQQVIVVTHDLEVLDGFDRVIVIDEGRVVADDLPATALAAYLSLLS; encoded by the coding sequence GTGAGCTGCCCCGGCATCCGTTTCGAGGGCGTCACGCACGACTTCGATGGCCAGCCGGTGCTCCAGGGCATCGACCTGCACCTCACCGAACGGCGCGTCGGCATCGTCGGCGCCAACGGCAGCGGCAAGTCGACGCTGGCGCGGATGATCAACGGCCTGGTCACCCCGACCGGCGGCACCGTCACGGTGAACGGCTTGGACGTGCGCCGCCAGGCCAAGCTGGTGCGGCGCGAGGTGGGCTTCATCTTCACCAATCCCGACAACCAGATCGTGATGCCCACCGTGCAGGAAGACGTGGCGTTCACCCTGCGGCGGCGCGGCCTGGACGCGGCCGAGATCGCCCTGCGCACGGCGGAGGCGCTGGACCGGTTCGGCCTGACCGACCTGGCCGAACGCCCCGCTCACCGGCTCTCCGGCGGCCAGAAGCAGCTCCTGGCCCTGGCCGCGGTCCTGGTGGCCGGGCCCAGCGTCGTCGTGGCCGACGAACCGACCACGCTGCTGGATGCCCGCAACACCCGCCTGATCACCGGCCTGCTGGTGTCGCTGACCCAGCAGGTGATCGTGGTGACCCACGACCTGGAGGTGCTGGACGGCTTTGACAGGGTGATCGTGATCGACGAGGGCCGGGTGGTCGCCGACGACCTGCCCGCCACCGCCCTCGCCGCGTATCTGAGCCTGCTGTCGTGA
- a CDS encoding energy-coupling factor transporter transmembrane protein EcfT, translating to MIGLYRPGTSLLHRAPALLKLGLLAVAMVLVGLVADPLVLAGELAAVVLLYALAGIPPSAAWPQIGPILWILLFAVPVQVLVAGGSVEGWTTAGLMAGRLLVAVALAALFTLTTTVTAVLGAFQILLRPFRRWVDADRVGLLVALTIRCIPLVAEIVREVLDARRARGAQGSVVALAVPVVVRSLYAADAIGEALAARGLDD from the coding sequence GTGATCGGGCTGTACCGGCCGGGGACATCGCTGCTGCACCGCGCGCCGGCCCTGCTCAAGCTGGGGCTGCTTGCCGTGGCCATGGTGCTGGTCGGCCTGGTGGCGGATCCGCTGGTGCTCGCGGGCGAACTCGCGGCCGTGGTGCTGCTCTACGCGCTGGCCGGCATCCCGCCCTCGGCGGCGTGGCCGCAGATCGGTCCGATCCTCTGGATCCTTCTCTTCGCCGTGCCGGTGCAGGTGCTGGTCGCTGGCGGCTCGGTGGAGGGCTGGACCACGGCGGGGCTGATGGCCGGCCGGCTGCTGGTCGCGGTGGCCCTCGCCGCCCTCTTCACGCTCACCACGACGGTCACCGCCGTGCTCGGAGCGTTCCAGATCCTGCTGCGGCCGTTCCGCCGCTGGGTGGACGCCGACCGGGTGGGCCTGCTCGTGGCCCTGACCATCCGGTGCATCCCGCTGGTGGCGGAAATCGTTCGGGAGGTGCTCGACGCCCGGAGGGCCCGCGGCGCGCAGGGGTCCGTCGTCGCCCTGGCGGTTCCGGTCGTCGTACGCTCGTTGTACGCTGCCGATGCAATCGGAGAGGCCCTCGCCGCACGCGGATTGGACGACTGA
- a CDS encoding alpha/beta hydrolase: MTTGHTEKPRTRTRARIQFAGWTALTALALGIVAFLIWTQLVMPADRAEAQAVFDNPAVTVTDTADSVVIAPAENPSNAGLVFIPGAKVDPYAYLATLSGTVEETGMTVVITKPVLNLAFFDQRPLDAFTAAAPDVTTWFVGGHSLGGVRACMYTLDTEVAGLVLFGSYCAAAVDDDLPVLSISGSEDGLSTPAKIEDSADLLPAGTTFVEIEGANHASFGAYGDQPGDGEATISPAESEQAITEALSTFTALRFMQSE; this comes from the coding sequence GTGACGACAGGACACACGGAAAAACCCCGCACCCGCACGCGCGCCCGCATTCAATTCGCTGGCTGGACCGCGCTCACTGCCCTGGCGCTCGGCATCGTCGCCTTCCTCATCTGGACCCAGCTGGTCATGCCGGCCGACCGCGCCGAGGCCCAGGCTGTCTTCGACAATCCAGCCGTCACCGTGACCGACACGGCTGACTCTGTGGTGATCGCCCCGGCGGAGAACCCCTCCAACGCCGGTCTGGTCTTCATTCCCGGCGCCAAGGTCGACCCGTACGCCTACCTCGCCACGTTGAGCGGCACGGTGGAGGAGACCGGGATGACCGTGGTCATCACCAAACCGGTATTGAACCTGGCCTTCTTCGACCAGCGCCCCCTGGATGCCTTCACCGCCGCCGCCCCGGACGTGACGACCTGGTTCGTGGGCGGCCACTCGCTCGGCGGGGTGCGCGCCTGTATGTACACGCTGGACACCGAGGTGGCCGGCCTGGTGCTGTTCGGCAGCTACTGCGCCGCGGCGGTCGACGACGACCTGCCGGTGCTGAGCATCAGCGGCAGCGAGGACGGCCTGAGCACCCCGGCCAAGATCGAGGACAGCGCCGACCTGCTGCCCGCCGGCACCACCTTCGTCGAGATCGAGGGGGCCAACCACGCCTCGTTCGGCGCCTACGGCGACCAGCCCGGCGACGGCGAGGCCACGATCAGCCCGGCGGAGTCGGAGCAGGCCATCACCGAGGCGCTCTCGACCTTCACCGCGCTGCGCTTCATGCAGTCGGAGTGA
- a CDS encoding flavodoxin domain-containing protein, which yields MHALVVYDTNYGNTRTIAEVIALELGRETRTLNVTDLTETSLDGIDVLVAGCPINGWKPTERMRAFLQTLTPGSLAGVRAAAFDTRIKLFLHGDAAGKISHALQTAGASIVAKPHGFVVEGTEGPLAPGETGKAGAWAAFIGAELRASA from the coding sequence ATGCACGCGCTCGTCGTCTATGACACCAACTACGGCAACACTCGCACCATCGCGGAGGTGATCGCCCTGGAGCTCGGCCGGGAAACCCGCACCCTCAACGTGACCGACCTCACCGAGACCAGCCTCGACGGTATCGATGTGCTCGTCGCGGGCTGCCCGATCAACGGCTGGAAGCCCACCGAACGGATGCGCGCCTTCCTGCAGACGCTCACGCCGGGCTCACTCGCCGGCGTGCGGGCCGCCGCGTTCGACACCCGCATCAAGCTGTTTCTGCACGGGGATGCCGCGGGCAAGATCTCGCACGCCCTGCAAACCGCCGGCGCCAGCATCGTGGCCAAACCGCACGGTTTTGTCGTCGAGGGCACCGAGGGTCCGCTTGCCCCCGGCGAGACCGGCAAGGCCGGTGCCTGGGCGGCGTTCATCGGTGCCGAACTGCGGGCAAGCGCCTGA
- a CDS encoding cation:dicarboxylate symporter family transporter, with amino-acid sequence MALSFPRGAAARRPAGTPRKRLDKSHYLYIAVIVAVGLGILVGLMFGGEDGFAVALKPLGDVFVLLIKMMISPIIFCTIVLGIGSIAKAATVGKIGGLALGYFLIMSTFALGIGLLVGNLIHPGEGLNLQDATYAPPEAADTHDFLLGIVPTTLISSLTSGNILQTLMVALVVGFALQKMGAAGKPILTGIAHLQALIFRILVMVMWLAPIGAFGAIAAVVGATGIQAVISLFTLMAAFYLTCIIFIVVILGGLLKLVTGINIFKLMRYLGREYLLIFSTSSSEAALPRLIAKMEHLGVSKPVVGVTVPTGYSFNLDGTAIYLTMASLFIATALGQPLMLGEQIGLLVFMIIASKGAAGVTGAGLATLAGGLQAHAPQLVGGVAFIVGIDRFMSEARALTNFTGNAVATVLIGTWTNEIDRAQVDLVLDRHAPFDEATMMSTHLPVEPADAVASAAAAPQPEPALR; translated from the coding sequence ATGGCACTTTCCTTTCCCCGCGGCGCTGCCGCCCGGCGCCCGGCCGGCACACCGCGCAAACGGCTCGACAAGTCCCATTACCTCTACATCGCGGTCATCGTCGCGGTGGGGCTGGGCATCCTCGTCGGCCTGATGTTCGGCGGTGAGGACGGCTTCGCGGTCGCACTCAAGCCGCTCGGTGACGTCTTCGTGCTGCTGATCAAGATGATGATCTCGCCGATCATCTTCTGCACCATCGTGCTGGGCATCGGATCGATCGCCAAGGCCGCCACGGTCGGCAAGATCGGCGGCCTGGCGCTGGGCTACTTCCTGATCATGTCCACCTTCGCGCTGGGCATCGGCCTGCTGGTCGGCAACCTGATCCACCCCGGTGAAGGCCTCAACCTGCAGGACGCGACCTACGCGCCGCCCGAAGCCGCCGACACGCATGACTTCCTGCTCGGCATCGTGCCCACCACGCTGATCTCCTCGCTCACCTCCGGCAACATCCTACAGACCCTGATGGTGGCCCTGGTCGTGGGCTTCGCGCTGCAGAAAATGGGCGCGGCCGGCAAGCCGATCCTTACGGGCATCGCCCACCTGCAGGCGCTGATCTTCCGCATCCTGGTCATGGTGATGTGGCTCGCCCCGATCGGCGCGTTCGGCGCCATCGCCGCGGTCGTGGGAGCCACCGGCATCCAGGCCGTGATCAGCCTGTTCACCCTGATGGCCGCGTTCTACCTCACCTGCATCATCTTCATCGTCGTGATTCTCGGCGGCCTGCTCAAGCTGGTCACCGGCATCAATATCTTCAAGCTGATGCGCTACCTCGGGCGGGAATATCTGCTGATCTTCTCGACCTCGTCGTCAGAGGCCGCGCTGCCCCGCCTCATCGCCAAGATGGAGCACCTCGGGGTGTCCAAGCCCGTCGTGGGCGTCACCGTACCCACCGGATACTCGTTCAACCTCGACGGCACCGCCATCTACCTCACCATGGCGTCGCTGTTCATCGCCACGGCGCTCGGCCAGCCGCTGATGCTGGGAGAGCAGATCGGGCTGCTGGTCTTCATGATCATCGCCTCCAAGGGTGCGGCAGGGGTCACCGGCGCGGGGCTCGCGACCCTCGCGGGCGGACTGCAGGCGCACGCCCCGCAACTCGTGGGCGGAGTCGCCTTCATCGTGGGCATCGACCGGTTCATGTCCGAGGCCCGCGCACTGACGAACTTCACCGGCAACGCTGTCGCCACCGTGCTGATCGGCACCTGGACCAACGAGATCGACCGTGCCCAGGTAGACCTCGTCCTCGACCGCCACGCGCCGTTCGACGAAGCCACGATGATGTCGACGCACCTGCCGGTTGAGCCGGCGGATGCCGTCGCCTCGGCGGCCGCCGCACCGCAGCCGGAGCCGGCCCTCCGGTAA
- a CDS encoding sensor histidine kinase, with protein sequence MQGWSIARRLFLAHFVFVVSLAVFVGTASFVDARDRGYTETADRMLAVAISIADSPLVVTAAESADPTAALQAYTLKVSQDASLDFITIMSPAGIRWTHPDPAEIGREYIGETGPAEAGSPLTEVTAGTLGPSVRAVVPILDPDGQVAGMVAAGVKTSNLQIALNARLPAILALSLALLLAGSVATWLLGRYLRRVTLGWGPEELAQLFVYNDSVLHSVREGLVLVDRKGNLVLYNDQAADLLGIPARPPSPSAGASAPAIDDLDLPASLADLLRSGRTAHDEIHLTETRVLVVSQEPAVPTPSRVRPRTAPMGTVATIRDHTDLQSLGTELASMRTLSDALRAQTHEHANRLHTIVSLMELGRADEALEFATRDMAVNQQLTDEMISSVDEPVIGALLVGKFAQAGELGVQLNVDAAGTPVDSGLSVQDLVTVLGNLVDNALEAAVGGEAPRRVDVAIRTTMDTVPPNVVIEVADSGRGVDPEELDEVFRLGYSTKEPGRYGRGLGLALVRQAVTRLGGTLTVTRRSGAVFTVTIPLRAPVAEPEWTAEGGPDA encoded by the coding sequence ATGCAGGGCTGGAGCATTGCACGCCGGCTGTTCCTTGCCCATTTCGTCTTCGTTGTGTCGCTGGCGGTGTTCGTGGGCACGGCCTCGTTCGTCGACGCCCGCGACCGCGGCTACACCGAAACGGCCGACCGGATGCTCGCGGTCGCGATCTCGATCGCCGACAGCCCGTTGGTGGTCACGGCCGCCGAATCGGCGGATCCGACCGCGGCACTGCAGGCGTACACGCTGAAGGTGAGCCAGGACGCGTCGCTGGACTTCATCACGATCATGAGCCCCGCCGGCATCAGGTGGACCCACCCGGATCCCGCCGAGATCGGCCGGGAGTACATCGGTGAGACCGGCCCCGCCGAAGCCGGAAGCCCGCTGACGGAGGTGACGGCGGGGACCCTCGGCCCCTCGGTGCGGGCTGTCGTGCCGATCCTCGACCCGGACGGCCAGGTGGCGGGCATGGTGGCCGCCGGAGTGAAGACGAGCAACCTGCAGATCGCCCTCAACGCCAGGCTGCCGGCCATCCTGGCGCTCTCGCTCGCATTGCTCCTGGCCGGCTCGGTGGCCACCTGGCTGCTGGGTCGCTACCTGCGCCGGGTCACCCTGGGCTGGGGCCCCGAAGAGCTCGCCCAGCTGTTCGTCTACAACGACTCGGTGCTGCACTCGGTGCGGGAGGGGCTGGTTCTCGTCGATCGCAAGGGCAACCTCGTGCTCTACAACGACCAGGCCGCCGACCTGCTCGGCATCCCGGCCCGGCCTCCCTCGCCCTCCGCCGGCGCCTCCGCTCCCGCCATCGACGACCTCGACCTGCCGGCAAGCCTGGCCGACCTGCTGCGGAGCGGGCGCACCGCACACGACGAGATCCATCTGACCGAGACCCGGGTCCTGGTGGTCAGCCAGGAGCCCGCGGTACCCACCCCGAGCCGGGTGCGCCCCCGGACGGCGCCGATGGGGACCGTGGCGACCATCCGCGACCACACCGACCTGCAATCGCTCGGCACCGAACTGGCGTCGATGCGCACCCTGTCGGATGCCCTGCGCGCGCAGACCCACGAACACGCCAACCGGCTGCACACCATCGTGTCGCTCATGGAACTGGGCCGGGCCGACGAGGCGCTCGAGTTCGCCACCAGGGACATGGCGGTGAACCAGCAGCTCACCGACGAGATGATCAGCTCGGTCGACGAGCCGGTGATCGGCGCACTGCTGGTGGGCAAATTCGCCCAGGCCGGTGAGCTCGGGGTGCAGCTGAACGTGGATGCGGCGGGCACGCCGGTGGATTCCGGCCTCTCGGTGCAGGACCTCGTGACGGTGCTGGGCAACCTCGTCGACAACGCGCTCGAGGCCGCGGTCGGCGGCGAGGCTCCGCGCCGGGTGGACGTCGCCATCCGCACAACGATGGACACCGTGCCACCGAACGTGGTGATCGAGGTCGCCGACAGCGGACGGGGCGTGGACCCCGAGGAGCTCGACGAGGTGTTCAGACTCGGCTACAGCACCAAGGAACCCGGCCGTTACGGTCGCGGGCTGGGCCTGGCCCTGGTGCGCCAGGCGGTGACCAGGCTCGGCGGCACCCTCACCGTCACCCGTCGGAGCGGCGCCGTGTTCACCGTGACGATTCCGCTGCGGGCGCCCGTCGCCGAGCCGGAGTGGACGGCGGAGGGCGGTCCGGATGCCTGA
- a CDS encoding response regulator, with product MPEQDEIRVLIVEDEPLTAEAHAAYLQRMPGFTHAGTAGTGQAALRQLTDAAASGAPIDLVLMDMNLPDLHGLDVSRRVRTANLDCDIIAITAIRDLQVVRGAVAAGVVQYLIKPFSYATFAQKLTTYREFHRQLGERSRVTSQADVDQAFNSLRTPSPATLPKGLAEGTLAAVTELLKANSAPVSATELTEALGISRVTARRYLEHLADDGAVLRTPRYGTPGRPENEYTWRRD from the coding sequence ATGCCTGAGCAGGACGAGATCCGGGTGCTCATCGTCGAGGACGAGCCGCTCACCGCCGAGGCCCACGCCGCCTATCTGCAGCGGATGCCCGGCTTCACCCACGCGGGCACGGCGGGGACCGGACAGGCGGCGCTCCGCCAGCTCACCGACGCCGCGGCATCCGGTGCGCCGATCGACCTGGTGCTGATGGACATGAACCTGCCCGACCTGCACGGGCTGGACGTCTCCCGGCGGGTGCGGACGGCGAACCTGGACTGCGACATCATCGCGATCACGGCCATCCGTGACCTGCAGGTGGTGCGCGGCGCCGTGGCCGCCGGGGTGGTGCAGTACCTGATCAAACCGTTCAGCTACGCCACCTTCGCGCAGAAGCTCACCACCTACCGGGAGTTCCATCGCCAGCTCGGCGAGCGCTCGCGGGTGACCAGCCAGGCGGACGTGGACCAGGCCTTCAACAGCCTGCGCACGCCCTCCCCGGCGACGCTGCCCAAGGGGCTGGCAGAGGGAACCCTGGCCGCGGTGACCGAGCTGCTCAAGGCGAACAGCGCACCGGTGTCGGCGACCGAGCTCACCGAGGCGCTCGGGATCTCCCGGGTGACCGCAAGGCGGTACTTAGAGCACCTGGCCGACGACGGGGCCGTGCTCCGCACCCCGCGTTACGGCACACCGGGGCGGCCGGAGAACGAGTACACCTGGCGGCGGGACTGA
- a CDS encoding bifunctional 2-polyprenyl-6-hydroxyphenol methylase/3-demethylubiquinol 3-O-methyltransferase UbiG: MPHTDADAHPPQDPDAVREFWDQRYSDRETLWSGEPNAALVSETRPLRPGRALDVGCGEGADALWLAAAGWTVTALDVSRVALERAARQAELAGITSVHWLQTGLVEAALPHGTFDLVSAQYPALLRTPGNDAERALLDAVAPGGVLLVVHHPTPIGEEAAAHGFDAALYVSPAQVAALLDENWLIEVDETRPRHVATGAGAHHTEDVVLRARRLG, translated from the coding sequence ATGCCGCACACCGACGCCGACGCCCACCCGCCTCAGGATCCCGACGCTGTGCGGGAGTTCTGGGATCAGCGCTACTCCGACCGGGAGACGCTGTGGAGCGGAGAGCCCAACGCCGCGCTGGTGAGCGAGACGCGCCCGCTGCGGCCCGGTCGTGCCCTCGACGTCGGCTGCGGTGAGGGCGCCGACGCGCTGTGGCTGGCCGCCGCGGGCTGGACCGTCACGGCCCTGGACGTGTCGCGGGTGGCCCTGGAGCGTGCCGCGCGGCAGGCCGAACTGGCCGGGATCACGTCGGTGCACTGGCTGCAGACCGGGCTCGTCGAAGCAGCCCTGCCGCACGGAACCTTCGACCTGGTCTCCGCCCAGTACCCGGCGCTGCTGCGCACCCCGGGCAACGATGCCGAACGCGCCCTGCTCGACGCCGTCGCCCCGGGCGGGGTGCTGCTCGTCGTGCACCACCCCACGCCCATCGGTGAGGAGGCCGCCGCGCACGGCTTCGACGCCGCGCTCTATGTGAGCCCGGCCCAGGTCGCGGCCCTGCTGGACGAGAACTGGCTGATCGAGGTTGACGAGACCCGGCCCCGCCACGTGGCCACCGGCGCCGGCGCCCACCACACCGAGGACGTCGTGCTGCGGGCGCGGCGGCTGGGCTGA
- a CDS encoding IclR family transcriptional regulator has product MSAEAPGTADVPAARHTLQILSYLAAQRGPVPASSLAQALGLPRSTVYRLLGVLQELGFVLHFPEARRYGIGLAAFELSSGFARQEPLARLGRPILASLVDKIGESAHLAVLHGRDVIYLVEERAPRRPALVTDVGVRLPSHLTASGRALLATLPLSQLRALFPDRSAFVQRGDDPRAPLPGSVTSYRELSGLLAEVRAQGYAAEDGDVTAGMASVAVAVRDHSGWPAAGIAVTFARSSVPPERWPELAAAVEHAAAELGRRISGRTG; this is encoded by the coding sequence ATGAGCGCTGAGGCGCCGGGCACGGCCGATGTGCCGGCCGCCCGGCATACCCTGCAGATCCTCAGCTACCTGGCGGCCCAGCGCGGCCCGGTTCCGGCGTCCAGTCTCGCCCAGGCCCTTGGCCTGCCCCGGTCCACGGTCTACCGGCTGCTCGGGGTGCTGCAGGAGCTCGGCTTCGTGCTGCACTTCCCCGAGGCCCGCCGGTACGGCATCGGCCTGGCCGCCTTCGAACTGAGCAGCGGCTTCGCCCGCCAGGAGCCCCTGGCCCGGCTGGGCCGGCCGATCCTGGCCTCCCTCGTCGACAAGATCGGCGAGAGCGCACACCTGGCGGTGCTGCACGGCCGCGACGTGATCTACCTGGTGGAGGAGCGGGCGCCCCGCCGCCCCGCCCTGGTGACGGATGTCGGAGTGCGGCTGCCCAGCCACCTCACCGCCAGCGGTCGCGCACTCCTCGCGACTCTGCCGCTCTCCCAGCTCCGGGCGTTGTTCCCCGACCGGTCCGCCTTCGTGCAGCGCGGCGACGACCCCCGCGCGCCGCTGCCGGGCAGCGTGACCAGCTACCGTGAGCTCAGCGGGCTCCTGGCCGAGGTGCGCGCCCAGGGCTACGCGGCAGAAGACGGCGATGTCACCGCGGGGATGGCATCCGTGGCCGTGGCCGTGCGTGACCACAGCGGTTGGCCGGCCGCCGGCATCGCCGTGACCTTCGCCAGGTCGAGCGTGCCGCCGGAACGTTGGCCGGAGCTCGCCGCCGCCGTGGAGCACGCCGCGGCCGAGCTGGGCCGCCGCATCAGCGGGCGCACCGGCTAG
- a CDS encoding YceI family protein, protein MQKRTKIGLWIAGAVVVLGGVALAFGPAVYADYANSNVEAAPTIAPAPTSPTGSATSAAVNPDDLSGTWSIGADSYAGYRVDEVLQGNDVTVTGRTADVTGDLTVDSLSLTAATITVDVASIATDEGARDSYFRDTAMEVGDFPTATFTLTEPVTLEAPVAGVAQTLTANGELTMHGVTQPVSVELQAALTDAGGQVVGSIPITFSDYGVEAPDLGFVRVEDAGSVEFSLNVAQN, encoded by the coding sequence ATGCAGAAGAGGACGAAAATCGGCCTGTGGATAGCGGGCGCAGTTGTCGTCCTCGGCGGCGTCGCCCTGGCCTTCGGCCCGGCCGTGTATGCCGACTACGCCAACAGCAACGTGGAGGCGGCCCCGACCATAGCCCCGGCACCAACGAGCCCCACCGGCTCGGCGACCTCCGCCGCGGTGAACCCGGATGACCTCTCCGGCACCTGGAGCATCGGCGCCGACTCCTACGCCGGTTACCGCGTCGACGAAGTGCTGCAGGGCAACGATGTCACCGTGACCGGCCGCACGGCAGACGTGACCGGTGACCTCACCGTGGACTCGCTGTCCCTCACCGCGGCCACGATCACGGTGGACGTGGCGAGCATCGCCACCGACGAAGGCGCCAGGGACTCCTACTTCCGCGACACCGCCATGGAGGTCGGCGACTTCCCGACCGCCACGTTCACCCTCACCGAACCGGTCACCCTCGAGGCTCCGGTGGCCGGCGTGGCCCAGACCCTGACCGCAAACGGCGAACTCACGATGCACGGCGTCACCCAGCCGGTCAGCGTCGAGCTGCAGGCCGCGCTCACCGACGCCGGCGGCCAGGTTGTCGGCAGCATCCCGATCACCTTCAGCGACTACGGCGTCGAGGCGCCCGACCTCGGCTTCGTCAGGGTCGAGGATGCCGGCTCCGTCGAGTTCTCTCTGAATGTCGCGCAGAATTAG
- a CDS encoding sigma-70 family RNA polymerase sigma factor, giving the protein MAEPHAELLRALHDAHGPALFRYVVRLTGDYGFAQDVVQETLLRAWKRPALLDRDEDAVRAWLFTVARNLVIDDRRSAKYAREISTDALPETASADATDAILDRWLVTDALTALSPEHRTVLVSAYYLGRPIAEIARREQVPEGTVKSRLHYALRAMRLALQERGVTE; this is encoded by the coding sequence GTGGCAGAGCCACACGCGGAACTCCTGCGGGCGCTGCACGATGCCCACGGGCCGGCCCTGTTCAGGTACGTGGTGCGCCTGACCGGGGATTACGGGTTCGCGCAGGACGTGGTGCAGGAGACCCTGCTGCGCGCGTGGAAGCGTCCGGCGCTGCTGGACCGGGACGAAGACGCCGTCCGCGCCTGGCTGTTCACCGTGGCCCGCAACCTCGTGATCGATGACCGGCGAAGCGCCAAGTACGCCCGGGAGATCTCGACCGACGCCCTGCCGGAAACGGCTTCGGCCGACGCCACCGATGCCATCCTGGATCGCTGGCTGGTGACGGATGCCCTCACCGCGCTCTCCCCCGAGCACCGCACCGTGCTCGTGAGCGCCTACTACCTCGGGCGCCCCATCGCGGAGATCGCCCGCCGGGAACAGGTACCGGAGGGCACCGTGAAGTCCCGCCTGCACTACGCCCTGCGAGCGATGCGGCTCGCCCTACAGGAAAGAGGGGTCACCGAATGA